The Limisphaera ngatamarikiensis genome contains the following window.
TGCTGTTTGGTAGTGCGCAGAGGGAGGCGTTGATCGACGCGTTTGATCCCACCTGGCAGGGTGTGGTTCCGTACACGGTTTTGATCGATCCGGAGGGGCGTGTGATCTGGCGCGAGACGGGCAGTGTGGATTTCCTGGCGTTGCGGCGCGTCATTGTGCGCGCCATGAACGAACGGAAACCCTGGTAAGGGCGGGCCGGGTTTGGGGCTTTGAGGGCGGGATCGTCCGGAGGTGGGCCTCAGTGCGGCCAGGCGGCACCGGGCCGGCTGTGGCGCAGCATCCACTCGTACAGTTCGGGTTTCTGGTAGGTCACGGTCCACGAATCGTGTTCGGCGTCCGCATAGACGGTGAAGAGCACCTCGCGGGCGCCGAGTTCCTTGAGTGCATTGACCATGCGTTCGGATTCGCTCAGGGGCACGACGTTGTCCCTGGCACCGTGGAAGGCCCACACGGCCAGGGTGCGCAACGCGTCGGCCCGGGTCCGACCGGCCAGGCGCACGTCAATCCATTCGCCTCCGCCGCAGATGGGCACGATGGCGGCGAACCGTTCCGGGTACGTCAGACCGAGCTTCCAAGTTCCGTAGCCGCCCATGCTGAGGCCGGTGACATAGACCCGGGTGGGGTCCACGGGGAGTTTCCGAACGAGGTGTTCCAACAGGGCCATCAGGGTGGTGGGGTCCCAACGCTGATCTTCCGGGCACTGGGGCGCCACGAGGATGAAGGGGAAGTTGGTGCCGCGCTGGACCAGGGCGGGCGGGCCGTGGATGGTGACGCGGGCGAGGTCGTTGCCGCGCTCGCCGGCGCCATGGAGGAACAGGACGAGCGGCCAACGCGCGGGGGTGGTCCGGGCGCCGCCGGTTCCGCCCGGCAGCCAGAGCAGGTAGCGGATTTGGACGTTTTGGACGATGCGGGTTTCGAACCGGTGTTGTTCGAACCGTTGCAGGGGTTCGGCGGCGGGACTGGATGGGTTCATGGTGAAAACGGGTAGGATCAGGGTCAGGGCCATGCCCAGTGGGGTCCTGGCGGGCCGGTGTGGATGGAGGAGGTTCATGGCGAACTGATGCGTGAGTGTGCGGGTTACATGAGCTTGAGTTTGGGAAGGTCCTGCGAATCCACCAGGCCGACCGGTTCACCCTTGTGATTGACGACGATGAGGTCGTCGATGTTGCGTTGGTCGAAGATTTTGAGGGCTTCGGCGGCGAGGGCGTCCTGGCGGATGCAGACGGGGTTGCGCGTCATGACGTCGCGGAGGGGCCGGGTCAGGAGGTGATCATCCTCGGGGATGCGCCGGCGGAAATCTCCGTCGGTGAAGACGCCGACGAGTTTGCCGCGTGCGTTGACGATGCTGAGGCAGCCGGATTTGGCGCGGGTCATGAGAAGGAGCCCGTCGCGGACGGAGAGGTGTTCGGGGGCGACGGCGTGGCGTTCGCCGGTGCGCATGATGTCGGCGACGCGGAGGAGCATGGCGCGGCCGATGGCTCCGGCGGGGTGCAGTCGAGCATAATCGCTGCGTTTGAAGCCGCGGGCATGGAGCACGGCCATGGCGAGGGCGTCGCCCAGGACGAGCATGGCGGTGGTGCTGGCTGTGGGGGCGAGGTTGAAGGGGCAGGCCTCGCGGGGTATGCGGACGTTCAGGACGAGGTCGCTGTGCCGGGCCAGGGTGGATCGGGGGTTGCCGGTGATGCTGATGAGGCTGATGGCGAAGCGGCGCAGGGCGGGCAGGAGGTTGACCAGTTCATCGGATTCGCCCGAATAGCTGAGGGCGATGACCACGTCGCCGTCGGCGATGATGCCGAGGTCGCCGTGGAGGGCGTCGACGCTGTTGAGGACCACGGCGGGTGCACCGGTGCTGGTGAAGGTGGCGGCGATTTTGTGGCCGATGTTGCCGGATTTGCCGATGCCGGTGACGACGAGCTTGCCGCGTTTGCGGAGGGCGGCCACGATGGTTTCGACGGCGCGGTCGAAGGTTTCGTCGAGCTGGCGGCGGACGGCCCGGAGGCCGGCCAGTTCGACGTCGAACACCTTGCGGGCGAGGGTCACGTGACTCACGGTGGGGTAGATTGCCAGAGGGACCGGCGGGCTGGCAATGGTGGTACTCGCGGGTTGGGGCCGTGCCCCGCCGGGGAGAGTTGTGGAGGCAGGAAAGGCGGGATGAGCGGATTCCGACAGTTGATGCGGGAATTTGCGGTGGTGACGCGCGGGCGCGGTTTTTACGAGATCACGCGCGAGGTGGCGGCGTGGTTGCGGGAGGCCGGCGCCGGGGACGGACTGGTGACGTTGCACATTCAGCATACGTCGGCCTCGCTGCTGATTCAGGAGAATGCCGATCCGGAGGTGCGCCGGGATTTGGAGCGGTTTTTTGCCCGGCTGGTGCCGGATGGGGACGCGCTGTTTCGGCACACATTGGAGGGGCCGGACGACATGCCGGCGCATGTGCGGACGGCGCTGACGGCGGTGAACCTGAGCATTCCGGTGCGGGCGGGTCGGATGGCGCTGGGCACCTGGCAGGGGATTTACGTGTGGGAACATCGTCAGAAACCGCACCGGCGCGTGGTGGTGGGGCATTTCGTGGGTGAGTGAGGCCGCTGGGGGGCCCGGCGGCGGTGCCGGCAAGAGGTGCACACCGGCGCGGCTGCGGGCGGGTTGGTACGCGGCCGGCGTGGCACTCCGGGCGCCGGTACGGCTGCTGGAGGTGGGGGCGGAGGTTCCCGGGGGCGGTTGTCAGCCCCGGAGGACTTCCAGTGCGGCGCGGGTGTGTTCGGCCTTGTCGCGCCATTCTGCCAGGCGCCGCTGATGTTCTTGGAGCACGTGGGGAGGTGCCTTGGCTTGGAACTGGGGATCGTTGAGGCGTTGTTCGAGCCGGCTGATTTCGCCCTGGATTTTTTCGAGTTCGCGGGTGAGTCGGGCGGTTTCGGCTGCGACATCCACGACGCCTTCCAGTGGGAGGTAAAGGTCTCCGAGGGCGGTTCGCGAGGTGGGAGTGCCGCGGCGGGGTTGGGCCTGCGGGTCGATCTCGATGGTTTCGGCCTGCAAGAGGAGCTCGAGCACGCGTTGGTCGTGGGGGTCGAGGGGCCGGGTGGGTTTGAGGATGAACCGGACCTTGCGATTGGCGGGGACCCCGGCGAGGCGACGGAGGTTGCGGCCGTCGGTGACGAGGGCGTAGCGGGCGTTGACGAAGTCGAGCACGTCGTTGTCGAGCCGGTACAGTTGCCGGAGTTGGGTGTCGAGTGGCCGGGGCCATGGGGCGAACATGAGGGTGCGGCCGCCCCGGTCGGGTGGGTATCGCCGGGCGAAGCCCATGCCGTGCCAGAGTTCCTCGGTGATGTGGGGGAGGAAGGGGTGGAAGAGGCGGAGGGTGTGTTCGAGGACGAAATCGATGAGGGCGAGGGTATGTTGTTTTTGGTCGGGGTCATTGCCGTGGAGGACGGCTTTGGCGGCCTCGACGTACCAGTCGCAGTATTCGCTCCAGAAGAAGCGGTAGAGGGTTTGGGTGACTTCGCTGAAACGGTATTGGGCGAAGGCGTCGTGGATTTCGCGGATGGCGGTGTCGAGTTTGAGGAGGATCCAGCGATCGTCGACGGTGAGGCGGTTCGGGTTGGGGGGCGTTTGGGTGGGTGGGCCCTGAAGCTGGCGGAAGCGGCAGGCGTTCCAGNNNNNNNNNNNNNNNNNNNNNNNNNNNNNNNNNNNNNNNNNNNNNNNNNNNNNNNNNNNNNNNNNNNNNNNNNNNNNNNNNNNNNNNNNAGTTGCGGCCGAGTTCGACGTCTTTTTCGTCGAAGAGGACGTCCTGGCCGAGGGGTGCGCTGCGCATGGTGCCGAAGCGGAGGGCATCGGCGCCGTAACGGTCGATGAGGTCGAGCGGGTCGGGCGAGTTGCCGAGGCTCTTGCTCATCTTGCGACCGAGTTTGTCGCGGATGATGCCGGTGAAGTAGACGTTGCGGAAGGGCACGTCGTTCATGAAACGGAGGCCGGCCATGATCATGCGGGCGACCCAGAAGAAGATGATGTCGGGGCCGGTGACGAGGTCGGTGGTGGGGTAGAAGCGGCTGAGGGTGGGGTTTTGACGGTCGAGGTCTGGCTGGCCGGTCCAGCCCATGGTGGCGAAGGGCCAGAGCCAGGAGCTGAACCATGTGTCGAGCACGTCGGGGTCTTGTTCCCATCCGGTGGAGGTGAGTTGTTCCTGAAGGGCGGGGTTGGCGGTGGCCACGATGAGGGTGAGGTTGTCGCGGCGCCAGGCGGTTTCCGGGTCCCGAGCGGGTAGTTGGTTCAGGGCGGCTTCGAGGGTGTGGATGTCCGGGAAGGTGCGGGTCCAGACCGGGATGCGGTGGCCCCACCAGAGCTGACGGCTGATGCACCAGTCTTTGAGGTGGGTGAGCCAATGGGTGTAGGTCTTGACCCAGCGGTCGGGGTGGAACCGGATTTGTCCCTGCTCGACGACCTGACGTGCGCGTTCGACCTCGGGGTAGCGGAGGAACCATTGTTCACTGAGTCGGGGTTCGATGGGGACGTGGCTGCGCTGGCTGTAGCCGACCCGGTGGGTGTAGTCCTCGACTTTGACGAGGAAGCCGAGTTTTTCGAGGTGGGCCACGACGGCCGTGCGTGCCTCCATGCGGTCGAGGCCGGCGAAGCCGTCGCCGGCTTCGGGGGTCATGCGGCCGTCCGGGCCGATGACGACGGTGAAGGGCAGGTTGTGGCGGAGGGCGATTTCGTAGTCGGCCGGGTCGTGGGCCGGGGTGACCTTGACGCAACCGGTGCCGAACTCGGGATCGACGGCTTCATCGGCGATGACGGGGATGGGTTTGTTGCGCAGGGGCAGCAGGACGCGCCGGCCCACGAGGTCGCGGTAGCGGGCATCTGCGGGATGGACGGCCACGGCTTCGTCGCCGAGCATGGTTTCGGGTCGGGTGGTGGCGACGACGACGTGGCGGTCGGGCAGGGGCCGGCCCTGGTCATCGAGCAGGGGGTATTTGAGATGCCAGAGGTGGCTTTTTTCCTCGACCCATTCGACCTCCTCGTCGGAGAGGGCGGTGCGGGCGGCGGGATCCCAATTGACCATGCGGAGGCCGCGGTAGATGAGTCCGTCGCGGAACAGCGCGACAAAGACCTTCTGGACGCAGCGGGAATAGTCCGGGTCCATGGTGAATCGGAGCCGGGACCAGTCGCAGGAGCAGCCGAGGCGTTTGAGTTGCTGGATGATGATGTTGCCGTGTTTCTCCTTCCAGGCCCAGACGTGTTCGAGGAATTTTTCGCGGCCGAGGTCTTCACGATGTTTCATCAGGCCCTGTTTGCGCAGGGTTTTTTCGACGACAGCCTGGGTGGCGATGCCGGCGTGGTCGGTGCCCGGCAGCCAGAGGACTTCGAAACCTTCCATGCGGGCTTTGCGGGCCAGGATGTCCTGGATGGTGTTGTTGAGCACGTGGCCCATGTGGAGGACGCCGGTGACGTTGGGTGGCGGGATGACGATGGAGTAGGCCGGTTTGGGGGAGGCCGGGTTGGCCGTGAAAAACCCGCTCTCTTCCCAGGTGGTGTACCACCGGGTTTCCACCGCCCGTGGTTCGTAGGCTTTCGGAATGTCACTCATGGCCTGTGCACTTTAGCGAAGGGCATGCGACCGGGGCAATGCCGGCTCCGGTTGGCCGGTCCGGGTCAAAAGGGGCCGAGGTTGGCGTCGGGGCCTGGACGGGTACCGTGGGGAAGGGGTTCGCTGTGGGGGCGCTGCTGGGTGTTATGGCGGGGATGGTTCGAGGAGTTTTTGGAAGGCCGGGTTTTGGGCGAGGTGTTTGAAGCGCGGGTCCTGGCGGGCGATCTGGCGGAGGTTGGAGGCGTTGGCATTGGTTTGGATGCGGGCGTCGCTGAGTTCGAGGGCGCGGCGCAGGGCGGGGATGGCCTCGGCGGGCTTTTGGAGGATGGCTTTCATGGCGGCCAGGTCGTACCAGGCCTCGGGGTGGGTGGGATTGATCTGGACGAGCCGTTCGAGTGTGGTTTCGAGCCTGGGATAGTTGCCCAGGGAGACGTAGGCCTGGGCGACGGCCAGGAGGGCCCCGGCGGGCGCCTGGGGGTGATGGACAATGCCGTCGAAGACTTCGAAGGCGCGGTTGGTTTGGCCGAGGGAGAGGTAGGTGGCCGCGAGGTCGAGGGCGTTTTGGAAGTCGGCGGGGTTGGTGGCCAGGGTACGTTCCATGGTGGCGAGGTCGGGGGTACCGGGCAGGAGCGCGGTGGGACCGACGTCGCGGACGGTTCGGAGTCGCTGGGCCAGGTCGCTGACCTGTTGGTTGTAGGGGTCGAGTTTGCGACAGGTTTCGGCGATGAGATAGGCGTCATTGTAGCGCTGGAGGGAGATGAGGAGCTGGCAGTAACGGAAGACGGCTTCCGGGCTGTAGGGGCAGAAGGCGAATGCCTGGCGGAAGGCGAAATCCGCCTCACGGATCATGCGGTCCCGGACGGCCGTCCAGTGGGCGATCTGGGCTTTTTGGGCGGCGGGGTCGGGCAGGGGATTGGCCTGGAGTTGGGCGAGCCGGTTGTTGGCCTCGGCGACGCGCCATGCGTAGACGCCGGCGATGGAGCTGCGGAGTTTGGAGAAGGATTTTTGGGCCTGGTCGTCCCGGGCGAACTTGGGGTCGCCCTTGAAGTCGGCGAAGTTGCGCCGGAGATAGACGCGTTCGGCCCATTCGGTGATCTGCCGGACGGGGGTGTCGTAGGTGATCCAGTTGCCGATGAGCCGTTCGGAGTAGTGGGACCAGAAGTGGTGGTCGCGGGCGAGGATGTCCTCGGTCAGTTCGGGCAGGGGCTCGCGGTTGACCTTCATGATGATGCCGAAGGGCACCAGGTGGGGGTACATCCAGTCCAGGGGGAAACTTTCCTCGACGTAGAATTCGTGGTCGGGGTTTTTGTCGAACATGACCTTGGCGATGAGGCCGTTGATGGCCATGACGGAGACCTGGCCGGAGACCTGGATTTTTTGGTCGGGGCCGGTGCCGACCAGGGATACGTTTTCGCCCGGTTTGAGTTGGTTGAGCCGGAGCCGGCGTGCGGCGTCCTCGATGTACTGGTTGAAACACCGCTGGGAGTCTTCCGGGCTGGCGATGTAGATTTCGAGGTCGGGGTAGACGCCACCCTTGCTGCGGGCCAGCAGGCCCGGATAGGCTTCTTCGAGCAGGAGCCGGTTGAGTCGGATGCGCGTGTGGAGGCGCGGGTTTTGACGGATGAATTTTTGGACGTGGTCGGAGAGTTGGACGTGGGCGAAGCGTTGGGGTGTGTAGAGGGGTTCAAGGTTTTCGAGGGCTGCGATCCGGTCGCGGAGTGAATCCAGCTGGCGTTTCTGGCGCGGCGTGGGTGTCAGCCCGAGCAGCTTGTCCTCCAGGGCGGCCTTTTGGGCGCGGAGTTTGGCCAGTTGCTGCCAGGCGTTGTATTCGCGTTCCAGGATGGCGTTCAGATCGCGGGCAAGGGCTTTGAGGTCGGGGGTGGGGCCGACGAGGCTTTGCCGGGTTCGTTCGCTGAGGTTCGTGTAGAGGAAGGCGGAGACGGGGTCGGCCTGAGCCCGGAGCTTTTCCACAAACCCGGGGAGGAAATCCCCGGGGTTGAAGTAGGAGGAACCGGCCCGACGCCGTTTTTCGACGGCGTTACCCAGTGCGGTGAGGGGCCGGTCCAGCAGGAGACAGGCCAGCCGCGCCAGAAGGTTGGTTCGGTAATTGGCGCGCGATTCCTCTTCACTGCGGAGCAGTTCCTGGAAGAAGGGGGTGTCGTATTTGACCTGCTCGCTCTTGTTGTAGTGGGCGCGGATGTACATCAGGTAAGTGCCGTCGGCGAGGGCGTTTTGGGTGATGATGTAGACGTCGCGGCGATCGAACTCGGGGTCGCGCGGTTTGCAGCGGGGCGGGATGAAACTCTCGCAGAAGATGGTGTAGGTGGGACAGAACCGGCCGGGATCGGTGCCGCCGTAGAGGACCGCGTGGCGGGCCATTTCGGGGTAGACGAATCGGCTTTTCTCCGGATCCTTGAGGTACTGCTCGCGCAGGTTGCGGTCGTAGGTGAGTTTGCCGTCGGGGCCGACGAAGGGCGGACAGAACATGTCGTGGCCGAACCAGTAACCGAAGAGGTGACCGCGCTGCTCGTTTTCGAACCAGTTGTTCATGAAGGAGTAGGCGGGCATGAGGGCGAACATGGCCAGGGTGATGGCCAGGGGCGCACGCCGACGGTAGATGGCGCAGCCGGCGATGAAGGCCAGGGTCATGCCGACCAGCATGAGGCCGGCGTAGATCGTGAGGCCGTACTGGTGCGGTTGAAACGCGCGGGCGATGCCGGTGAAGAAGAGCGTCAGGGGACCGACGTCGGGTTCGCCACCGAAGAGCTCCTCGATTTTGAAACTCAGGCCCATGATGGCCAGGGCGAGGGCGACGCCGCCGCCCCAGAGACCGTGGATGCGGAAGGAGGCGAAGTGGGTGGCCATGTAGGCTGCCACGAGGGTCAGGCCGTAGCCGACCAGCAGGGCTACACAAACGTGGGAGGCCGTGAAGAAGACGCGGATCAGTTCGCGTGCCGCGCGGTCCGGGGGCGGGTTGAGGAGGATCATGAGCAGCACGCCGAGGCAGAGGTAGATGGCGGTGATGCCGACGATCCATGCCCGTTCGCGTTGTTGCATGCGGCGCAGGAAGAGGAAGGGGACCAGGGCAATGAACATGAAGACCCAGCTGAACTCGTTGGCCACGCCCTCGATGAGCATCCCCAACTGCATGAGGAATCGCTGGGGATCGGTGATGAAGTTGGTGGGGTTGGCTTTCTCGTACTGGCCGCGGGTCAGGGCGTGCCAGAAGCCCTCTTCGGTCCGGGGATAACCCCATTGCATGGGGGGATTGGTCATGCCGGCGATGGGCATGTAGAGGTAGAAGGAGACCCCCAGCAAGAAGAGCAG
Protein-coding sequences here:
- a CDS encoding prolyl oligopeptidase family serine peptidase — its product is MNPSSPAAEPLQRFEQHRFETRIVQNVQIRYLLWLPGGTGGARTTPARWPLVLFLHGAGERGNDLARVTIHGPPALVQRGTNFPFILVAPQCPEDQRWDPTTLMALLEHLVRKLPVDPTRVYVTGLSMGGYGTWKLGLTYPERFAAIVPICGGGEWIDVRLAGRTRADALRTLAVWAFHGARDNVVPLSESERMVNALKELGAREVLFTVYADAEHDSWTVTYQKPELYEWMLRHSRPGAAWPH
- a CDS encoding KpsF/GutQ family sugar-phosphate isomerase — encoded protein: MSHVTLARKVFDVELAGLRAVRRQLDETFDRAVETIVAALRKRGKLVVTGIGKSGNIGHKIAATFTSTGAPAVVLNSVDALHGDLGIIADGDVVIALSYSGESDELVNLLPALRRFAISLISITGNPRSTLARHSDLVLNVRIPREACPFNLAPTASTTAMLVLGDALAMAVLHARGFKRSDYARLHPAGAIGRAMLLRVADIMRTGERHAVAPEHLSVRDGLLLMTRAKSGCLSIVNARGKLVGVFTDGDFRRRIPEDDHLLTRPLRDVMTRNPVCIRQDALAAEALKIFDQRNIDDLIVVNHKGEPVGLVDSQDLPKLKLM
- a CDS encoding secondary thiamine-phosphate synthase enzyme YjbQ, with amino-acid sequence MSGFRQLMREFAVVTRGRGFYEITREVAAWLREAGAGDGLVTLHIQHTSASLLIQENADPEVRRDLERFFARLVPDGDALFRHTLEGPDDMPAHVRTALTAVNLSIPVRAGRMALGTWQGIYVWEHRQKPHRRVVVGHFVGE
- a CDS encoding class I tRNA ligase family protein — translated: WNACRFRQLQGPPTQTPPNPNRLTVDDRWILLKLDTAIREIHDAFAQYRFSEVTQTLYRFFWSEYCDWYVEAAKAVLHGNDPDQKQHTLALIDFVLEHTLRLFHPFLPHITEELWHGMGFARRYPPDRGGRTLMFAPWPRPLDTQLRQLYRLDNDVLDFVNARYALVTDGRNLRRLAGVPANRKVRFILKPTRPLDPHDQRVLELLLQAETIEIDPQAQPRRGTPTSRTALGDLYLPLEGVVDVAAETARLTRELEKIQGEISRLEQRLNDPQFQAKAPPHVLQEHQRRLAEWRDKAEHTRAALEVLRG
- a CDS encoding valine--tRNA ligase, whose product is MSDIPKAYEPRAVETRWYTTWEESGFFTANPASPKPAYSIVIPPPNVTGVLHMGHVLNNTIQDILARKARMEGFEVLWLPGTDHAGIATQAVVEKTLRKQGLMKHREDLGREKFLEHVWAWKEKHGNIIIQQLKRLGCSCDWSRLRFTMDPDYSRCVQKVFVALFRDGLIYRGLRMVNWDPAARTALSDEEVEWVEEKSHLWHLKYPLLDDQGRPLPDRHVVVATTRPETMLGDEAVAVHPADARYRDLVGRRVLLPLRNKPIPVIADEAVDPEFGTGCVKVTPAHDPADYEIALRHNLPFTVVIGPDGRMTPEAGDGFAGLDRMEARTAVVAHLEKLGFLVKVEDYTHRVGYSQRSHVPIEPRLSEQWFLRYPEVERARQVVEQGQIRFHPDRWVKTYTHWLTHLKDWCISRQLWWGHRIPVWTRTFPDIHTLEAALNQLPARDPETAWRRDNLTLIVATANPALQEQLTSTGWEQDPDVLDTWFSSWLWPFATMGWTGQPDLDRQNPTLSRFYPTTDLVTGPDIIFFWVARMIMAGLRFMNDVPFRNVYFTGIIRDKLGRKMSKSLGNSPDPLDLIDRYGADALRFGTMRSAPLGQDVLFDEKDVELGRN
- a CDS encoding glycosyltransferase family 117 protein, which encodes MVSNKPTGVEKTGATTNPPGAGAIRAAQPELPPLFRPVDWLTFAVTALTVFLGYLWTLAPDLTLEDCGELAVASYYAGIPHPPGYPVWTLYTWLWTHLPWSNIAWRVALASAFAGALACGFLGLLVSRGSSMLMEGLEELKAMTGRWESAICMVSGFVAGGLLGFNGFMWSQSIIVEVYSLSVLSLVLVLLFLLRWIYAPDQWRYLYWAFFMFGICFTNHQSLLVAAMGIEVAIIAARPALGRDFMLANSIVYLLGLVAYAMGKLPTFESRPGQLNMMFVIFNMVGVGSLVTLFWLFHKTQRLGTFWKPVLVCGLLFLLGVSFYLYMPIAGMTNPPMQWGYPRTEEGFWHALTRGQYEKANPTNFITDPQRFLMQLGMLIEGVANEFSWVFMFIALVPFLFLRRMQQRERAWIVGITAIYLCLGVLLMILLNPPPDRAARELIRVFFTASHVCVALLVGYGLTLVAAYMATHFASFRIHGLWGGGVALALAIMGLSFKIEELFGGEPDVGPLTLFFTGIARAFQPHQYGLTIYAGLMLVGMTLAFIAGCAIYRRRAPLAITLAMFALMPAYSFMNNWFENEQRGHLFGYWFGHDMFCPPFVGPDGKLTYDRNLREQYLKDPEKSRFVYPEMARHAVLYGGTDPGRFCPTYTIFCESFIPPRCKPRDPEFDRRDVYIITQNALADGTYLMYIRAHYNKSEQVKYDTPFFQELLRSEEESRANYRTNLLARLACLLLDRPLTALGNAVEKRRRAGSSYFNPGDFLPGFVEKLRAQADPVSAFLYTNLSERTRQSLVGPTPDLKALARDLNAILEREYNAWQQLAKLRAQKAALEDKLLGLTPTPRQKRQLDSLRDRIAALENLEPLYTPQRFAHVQLSDHVQKFIRQNPRLHTRIRLNRLLLEEAYPGLLARSKGGVYPDLEIYIASPEDSQRCFNQYIEDAARRLRLNQLKPGENVSLVGTGPDQKIQVSGQVSVMAINGLIAKVMFDKNPDHEFYVEESFPLDWMYPHLVPFGIIMKVNREPLPELTEDILARDHHFWSHYSERLIGNWITYDTPVRQITEWAERVYLRRNFADFKGDPKFARDDQAQKSFSKLRSSIAGVYAWRVAEANNRLAQLQANPLPDPAAQKAQIAHWTAVRDRMIREADFAFRQAFAFCPYSPEAVFRYCQLLISLQRYNDAYLIAETCRKLDPYNQQVSDLAQRLRTVRDVGPTALLPGTPDLATMERTLATNPADFQNALDLAATYLSLGQTNRAFEVFDGIVHHPQAPAGALLAVAQAYVSLGNYPRLETTLERLVQINPTHPEAWYDLAAMKAILQKPAEAIPALRRALELSDARIQTNANASNLRQIARQDPRFKHLAQNPAFQKLLEPSPP